Proteins from one Oncorhynchus tshawytscha isolate Ot180627B linkage group LG16, Otsh_v2.0, whole genome shotgun sequence genomic window:
- the LOC112215758 gene encoding fibulin-2 isoform X3, which translates to MSLDSVEGISPCEQPLTSKASSITMPTLVPTTPPFSSHSWTHNMASLFQPSRGVDQSSPVSSKELVEICCETGEKWASANGHCRNMELPREDRHSICRTAQRQCCLGSLKESHCFSGMNAARKGTVCEVDNNDQCGADSYKECCSCCSLGLRFRSESYRCEAHQYLGYPCSHVFLTCCEGEKGEAGEDGKGGEGDGWDNLKERPALDPTAVPKRVSDTPFPKEAFSIREEEEQERENTVEGPPEMEDVDECQVYQSTLCHHRCINTSGSFRCACYPGYVLQQDAASCVPETVDEENRLREDDRPEVGSTSTAPPTTTTPVNPCEGNSHCMQQCSSVAGRPHCSCFPGFSLMADGQSCEDINECLMSTHTCQMNEHCVNTAGSFVCRRQITCPLGYQISNDVCEDIDECVQGTHNCGPGFECVNSEGSFRCNAKPHCSMGFTQDTRGNCIDIDECGVVGRPCSHGFNCINTVGSYSCQMKIIMCNRGYHASPDGSRCIDVDECQSALHRCGEGQICHNLPGSYRCDCQTGYQYDMFRKMCVDVNECWRYPGRLCAQTCENTPGSYQCSCTAGFSLSSDGKNCEDVNECLTNPCSQECANIYGSYQCYCRQGYYLREDGHTCDDIDECAQSIGHLCSFKCVNVPGSYQCACPDYGYTMSPNGRACRDIDECTTGAHNCSLAETCYNIQGGFRCLSFDCPQNYRKSSDTRCERLSCPNFLDCQNSPLRITYYHLSFQTNIVIPAQIFRIGPSPAYSGDNVIISITQGNEDNYFSTRKLNAYTGAVYLHRQVHEPRDFLIDVEMKLWRQGTFTTFLARLYVFITANSL; encoded by the exons tTTCTTCCAAGGAGTTGGTGGAGATCTGTTGTGAGACTGGGGAGAAGTGGGCCTCAGCCAACGGCCACTGCAGAAACATGGAGCTccccagagaggacagacactCCATCTGTCG GACGGCTCAGAGACAGTGCTGTCTGGGCTCTCTGAAGGAGAGTCACTGTTTCTCTGGTATGAATGCAGCCAGAAAAGGAACTGTGTGTGAGGTGGACAACAATGACCAGTGTGGAGCTGACTCCTACAAG GAGTGTTGTAGCTGCTGCTCTCTGGGGCTGAGGTTCCGTAGCGAGAGCTACCGCTGTGAGGCTCACCAGTACCTGGGTTACCCCTGCAGCCACGTCTTTCTCACCTGctgtgagggagagaagggggaggcaggggaagatggaaagggaggagagggagatggctgGGACAACCTCAAAGAAAGGCCCGCACTGGACCCCACTGCAGTGCCAAAAAGAG TGTCAGACACCCCGTTCCCTAAAGAGGCCTTCTCCAtcagggaagaggaggagcaagagagggagaacacGGTGGAGGGCCCTCCAGAGATGGAGGATGTAGATGAGTGTCAGGTGTACCAGAGCACACTGTGCCACCACAGGTGTATCAACACCTCCGGGTCCTTCAGGTGTGCCTGCTACCCTGGCTATGTGCTGCAGCAGGACGCGGCCAGCTGTGTACCAG AGACGGTGGATgaagagaacagactgagagaggatGACAGGCCAGAGGTTGGGTCTACCTCCACTGCACCCCCCACCACTACAACCCCTGTCAACCCCTGTGAGG GAAATAGCCACTGTATGCAACAGTGCTCCTCAGTGGCCGGAAGGCCTCACTGCTCCTGTTTCCCAGGGTTCTCTCTGATGGCTGACGGGCAATCCTGTGAAG ATATCAATGAGTGTTTGATGTCCACCCATACCTGTCAGATGAATGAGCATTGTGTGAACACGGCTGGGAGTTTTGTGTGTCGGCGTCAGATCACCTGTCCTCTGGGTTACCAGATCAGCAACGATGTCTGTGAAG ATATTGACGAGTGTGTTCAGGGGACTCATAACTGTGGGCCAGGCTTTGAGTGTGTGAACAGTGAGGGTTCGTTCAGGTGTAACGCCAAACCGCACTGCTCCATGGGCTTCACACAGGACACACGTGGGAATTGCATCG ACATAGATGAATGTGGTGTAGTAGGCCGGCCCTGCAGTCATGGCTTTAACTGTATCAACACAGTGGGATCCTACAGCTGCCAGATGAAAATCATCATGTGTAACCGTGGTTACCACGCAAGCCCTGACGGAAGCAGGTGCATAG ATGTGGACGAGTGTCAGAGCGCTCTGCATCGCTGTGGGGAGGGACAGATCTGCCACAACCTGCCCGGATCCTACCGCTGTGACTGCCAGACGGGCTACCAGTACGACATGTTCAGGAAGATGTGTGTGG ATGTGAATGAGTGTTGGCGCTACCCCGGCCGCCTGTGTGCCCAGACCTGTGAGAACACCCCGGGATCCTATCAGTGCTCCTGCACCGCTGGCTTCAGCTTATCCAGCGATGGCAAGAACTGTGaag ATGTGAATGAGTGTCTAACCAACCCCTGCAGTCAGGAGTGTGCCAACATCTATGGCTCCTACCAGTGTTACTGCAGACAAGGCTACTACCTGAGAGAAGATGGACACACCTGTGATGACATTGATGAGTGTGCCCAGAGCATTGGCCACCTGTGTTCCTTTAAGTGTGTGAACGTCCCAGGGAGCTACCAGTGTGCCTGCCCTGACTACGGCTACACAATGTCTCCCAATGGACGCGCCTGCAGAG ACATAGACGAGTGTACCACCGGGGCCCACAACTGCTCCTTGGCTGAGACCTGCTACAACATCCAGGGAGGCTTCCGCTGTCTGTCCTTCGACTGTCCACAGAACTACCGCAAATCCTCTGACAC CCGCTGTGAACGACTGAGCTGCCCCAACTTCCTGGACTGTCAGAACTCTCCCCTGAGGATCACCTACTACCACCTGAGCTTCCAGACCAACATAGTCATCCCCGCCCAGATCTTCCGCATTGGCCCCTCCCCTGCCTACTCCGGGGACAATGTCATCATCAGCATCACCCAGGGCAATGAGGATAACTACTTTAGCACGCGGAAGCTGAATGCCTACACAGGCGCAGTGTACCTGCACAGGCAGGTCCATGAGCCCCGGGACTTCCTGATTGACGTGGAGATGAAGCTGTGGAGACAGGGCACCTTCACTACGTTCCTGGCCAGGCTCTACGTCTTCATCACAGCCAACTCACTCTAA